In a single window of the Phocoena sinus isolate mPhoSin1 chromosome 7, mPhoSin1.pri, whole genome shotgun sequence genome:
- the LOC116756729 gene encoding LOW QUALITY PROTEIN: 60S ribosomal protein L7-like (The sequence of the model RefSeq protein was modified relative to this genomic sequence to represent the inferred CDS: deleted 2 bases in 1 codon): MEGAEEKKKKVPAVPETLKKKRKNFAELKIKRLRKKFAQKMLRKARRKLIYEKAKEDHKEYRQMYRTEIRMARMARKAGNFHVPAEPKLTFVIRIRGISGVSPKVRKVLQLLHLCQIFNGTFVKLNKASVNMLRTVEPYIAWGCPNLKSVNELIYKSGYGKINKKRNALTDNVLIARSLGKYGIICMEDLIHEIYTVGKRFKEANNFLWPFKLSSPRGGMKKKTTHFVEGGEAGNREDQINRLIRRMN, from the exons ATGGAAGGTgctgaggagaagaaaaagaaggttcCTGCTGTGCCAGAAACCCTTAAGAAAAAGCGAAAGAATTTCGCAGAGCTTAAGATCAAGCGCCTGAGAAAGAAATTTGCCCAGAAGATGCTTCGAAAGGCAAGGAGGAAGCTTATCTATGAAAAAGCTAAGGAGGATCACAAGGAATACCGGCAGATGTACAGAACTGAAATTCGAATGGCTAGGATGGCAAGAAAAGCCGGCAACTTCCACGTACCCGCGGAACCCAAATTGACATTTGTCATCAGGATCAGAGGTATCAGTGGTGTGAGCCCAAAGGTTAGAAAGGTGTTGCAGCTTCTTCACCTCTGTCAGATTTTCAATGGCACATTTGTGAAGCTCAACAAGGCTTCAGTTAACATGCTGAGAACTGTGGAACCATACATTGCATGGGGGTGCCCAAACCTGAAGTCAGTAAATGAATTGATCTACAAAAGT GGTTATGGCAAAATCAACAAGAAGCGAAATGCCCTGACGGATAATGTGTTGATTGCTCGATCTCTTGGCAAATACGGTATTATCTGCATGGAGGATCTGATTCATGAGATCTATACTGTTGGAAAACGtttcaaagaagcaaacaacTTCCTGTGGCCCTTCAAATTGTCTTCTCCACGAGGTGGAATGAAGAAAAAGACTACCCATTTTGTAGAAGGTGGAGAGGCTGGCAACAGAGAAGACCAGATCAACAGACTTATAAGAAGGATGAACTAA